attttaaaagttactAAATGCATAAAACACcataatatatcaataaatatcaaatttggaaaaaaaatataataaatcatttatctttTCATATTAGAAATTTCATTGGTTTGCCAGTAGTGAAATCATACAACACTAAAAATCATGAACCAAATAATAATtagttgttttgaatttatagACAACACAGACGCATTTCATGCAATAAAGTTCATATAACTTGTTTTATAATTCTATTATCTTAtgattttcataatatttatctaaattgatatcatatataaactttttatttttatgaaataaaatgaaagcatcacattattggtattttaaaaatgaaatgtggtGATAACAAGCAGGAGGAGTGAGCAATATCTGCTGactggtcacacccgccgtgtgctctttgtcgtaatcggggaaacGGAAAAATCCATTAGGCAATTAGTTGATTAATTATAGTCAAACATTAAGTAtcaaaaacgtcagtcagcatgcgacctaGTGGAAAATTGTGTTTGTTCAAAAGGTCGATGTATTGAGCATAGAACTTATGAAAAGTCGACTTCAATctagactgttgatagtcctgttttatcaacttgttcgTCAGTAGCTTGCCTAGCCTTCTCTTGCGTATCGATTTAACTGAGGGACAAGAACTCTATATGCAGGTGATAAAGgcatattgctacataagtaagcaAAGTTGACAACAGAAATGATCATTACggtatcataaagttttgttatgAGGTTACTATCAATGTCCCTTTCCAGTAAAATacctaaatataaaaaaaaacataacgcAGACtctgttgtattttttatttcaagttgaCTGGGATAAATCGGGTCGAAGTAGGAATGGAAGTAATggttgttaattgataatacgtcgtcgaaATTTCTGAATGTTGAGTGAAAGGCTACagcgaatatttttttttattttcacgtACAATTCTTATTATAACGTTTTTTGAAGGAGTAGTAGTAATGATTTAATATCCGCAAGTatgaatagatacatgtaagaataCAGAACAATGCAGATGACTTTTGAattcatataaacaataaattaaccATTGAAACAGCAAAAATGTACTGGAAATCCATTTcttaatttgtaattaaatgtCCATGGTCTCGACAATTTCATATAAACGTAATTTAAAGGCCTTCGCAACTTGGTCAATTCTACAGACAAAAGTTATCGGCTCGTAATCAAGTTTGGCAAATGCTATTCCTAACGGTTTGGTTGGATTTTCATTTTCTGTAAGGAATACTCCGGAGCCAGAATCCCCAAGATTGAAAAATGGTCCATTGATATCCTCAACTGCAAAGCAtctatcaaaaaaataaaagccaCCCAATTTCCATGCAACATCGTCCAAGCGTGGATTTACGCAAGGAGAATGGGAACCATCGAGTAAACGACCAAATGTTTTTCCAGTTGTTCCGCCTCTTTTTAAGACTATCAGTTGGTCGCCATAATCTAATTCACTTTCATCTGCAGGTTGAAGCTCCCTACATGCTGAAAAATAGTATATATGCATATAGTTTTAacgatgaaaaattaaaatcagagcaacaaatatgataaatgaaaacaaattaaaaaaatctactgaaatctttttaaattgtaaaaagtaatataaactgattaaaaaatatgaaactgATTTAAGTATGATCTTCTTAAgttcaaataatttcattttaagcaGATGGTTATTTGATGTAGACCTTGAAATAACCCTGAAATCCCGCCCTACGGTATCAGATTGTGCAAGCTGTatactttttcaatcaatattgtatgtttaaacaaactttaaaagccttttttttatataaaagtctAATCTAAATCTAAACGTGGTTTAAGTAGTAATTATAAACGGACGTTTAAAGTAATATTGTTCGAGAGGAACTTATTGTGAAATGTCACATTCTAAACAACATTGAACATCAATGGAGTTGACTTTTAATAACCTAaaattattctatatatttaaatggacattactaaaataaaatttgtcaaCGTAATAGCCTCACAATATACACAATACCTGCTTTATCTTGCTTATAGTTTTGGACAAAGGCCGCGTCAATCCCGATGTCTTCTGGTCCCCAATTTCCACAATAAGATTCTCTGACTTTTCCGATAATCTGCCCACTGTTATCATTTGGTAATAGCGGACAATGaacaatttcataattatactgATCAATCTCCAACTCTGATAAAAAGACTTTGTTGTAGTATAAATCAGTCCAATTTTCTGCAGCTACATGAGCTGCTGTTAGAAATCCCGAGGTTTCCAAACCCGATTCGTTCGTCTTTGCTAAAAACCCAGCGGAACCAATACCATTAGAAGGTAACCCAATGCAACAACCAGGATTCGGATGAGCAATTTCGTGGCAGTCAAAGCAAGCTCCGAACATTATGAAATCTTCTCGAATATCGCAATAAAAACCTTCTAAGGTTTTTGGAAGCGGTTCTTCTCCAAACGGTACCAAATCTTTGTCGAGGCAGTAAATGATAATGCAGGGCGTTATCTGACCATTACAGTCCCTGTTTCCTATTCCAAGTCCAACAACGCTTGAATGATTTGCATATATTCTTTCTCCTtgggtttttattgttttactcAACATTTCCTGCACGTTCTTCTCAATGGGATACGAACTGTAGTTCTTCATTTTCGCAGGATCCTTCTGTTCTTTGTTTGATTTGACAACAACGAATTCAAAATATGTTCCTTTAGGAATATCTGGATGATCCTTGATGATACTTATAGCGTGTTGGTCGTCAATATTTAGAAAAACCTTTAATGTCGGTTTGTCATTCTTTATGCCAGCAATAAGATTCAAAATTGATCTGTGGCTGCCAAGTCCACTAATGTTTTTCATAGCTTCCCGTTTCTCCCATATGGACACCACTATGCCAAAAAGATAGCAATTACAGAATAttacactttgaaaaaaaaattatacttctTTTCGAAATACCGTTTTGCCCTTAACAGTCCTCGTATAACTAAggaaatattattcaatatatgCACAGTTAGTGCAACTTTACTTATGcttattcaatttatttcactaAGAAActatgcataaattatacaatgTTAGACCCTAAACCATATTTTTAAACGACATGAATATGAGATTATAATTTcctttattgttattttgtttttgtaattaaatgttttatttctacTCTGACCGTTTGAATTTGAACTTCCGGTTAGCTATAAGCGCAAGGAGGtcatttgtgtgtgtgtgtgtgtgtgagagagagagagagagagagagagagagagttaataAAAgctttcacatttattttattctctGTGCAAGGACGTCTATTCAATCAAAtgctaatttgtttttataaattatcactCGACAAACagtaattttaaagattttgtcgaGTCGGCGAGTTTCATTTGTAGTTTTCAATTTTCGGGTTATAATTCATAGTCATATCttttatgtaaaacttaaatattttcgCAGCACTGTAATTGTTTACTTTGTGGTCGCGCCGACCATAAAGTACGGGAAATATCAtcatacaaaaaaatacattaaactaCATTAAGAATTACCGATGTGTGCAACTTTGTAGTCAAATAAGTCCAACaacgataaatataaacaacagaCTGATCGCGGTGCACTTGTCGATGGGACTTCATACTGTAAAGTTTGACGCATATTATGTGTAAAGAGAGGCGGaccaatcatttttttttacataaaaaaatgcattttataaatgaatagagcataatcataaaacaattattatactaTTAAATTCTATATACCATGCTTGTTTTGATTCggcatgtaattattttttagagagtgtattatatctttaattttctaGGGTGTTTAATGTACAAGTTTGATGTGTTTCACATCTGGAAGCGTATCTAAATTTGCGTTttacaagggcatacacttaacaaatcatttcaatctttttgatataaattaaggGCATgagaaatttattaaaaagtgcTGCTGCTTTAATGAAATCTAcagaatgaattaataaatacgtAAAATATTAAGCGAAGGTCATATAAATTCCAACCGGAgctcatttctttgatatttattctaataaaagattaactctatagaaagcagcagcacttttaagattttttcagaaaagtagaatttcattatcatttaaaattttaaacaaggaTATGTccttgtaatattgaaatttgtttatgcCCTCCATTCGGGAGAATTATCAACACATACCTGTATCAATTTGGGGGACCACACTAAGTGTCATTCAAAGTAGCATTTACGGTActgtttcatttgatatcacaTTTCTATCATGAGAAAacaactttacataaatattttgtaataacagatgcatcgttttatgaacatttaaattcGCTGATATTTTCATTGTTAGCCTAAATGGGGtattgtcacgattttggtcaaaaattattttttcgatttaatgtttataatgcttcagtaaggcatctTTAATAAGCAATCACAATTTGAGTGACATTTGTTGAggtataagcaagttacagagcctacaattcctcgctatgtaagcaaagcttttgtttacattttgaatgttgaagtgaaaattccagttttaaacctaaaatgaatgtgttaatcgtttattcttaaaatgaaaaagaatattgaaaaggatattttactggtatattgaacatatgtaaacaaaaacagggcacgagctttgtttacatgacgaataattgtgagccctgtatctcgcttaaaactcatcgacggcCACCCAAATTTCACTTGATTATTACAAATTGCATTCataatgcattgtaaataataaaaacaggaaaataaaatCTGACCAAGatcgtgaccatacccctttaaCAGTGCTGCGTTATAAATATTCTGAACTACCTGAATCATTACCAAAgcgttgaataaataaatatcctTTGTTTATATTGCCTTTTATTAACGTATACCTCGCTTTTAAATTAAC
The window above is part of the Magallana gigas chromosome 10, xbMagGiga1.1, whole genome shotgun sequence genome. Proteins encoded here:
- the LOC105335643 gene encoding uncharacterized protein, which encodes MLFRSKTIHLQHKHEDFDEIAKKSANAKVSLFQRTILYLVESIPSENLTVIVSKAANDSLIQSKVRKICDNEFVTDRGETVGAVNSNSYTCRLFSTVRRIKRTLVENTLRTICKSLGLEISKEIMGHIEYKMNPMYSFVYEDQKRGILDTLIETIAVQTKPFLDKICNPIFLATGSFIGTFVFSVDVNSLNWRRKVADAIYLMISEHRKDIVEIATLLVEYMCTKTAEDLKNLNKRLEKWKKKTECMDIIELVSIWEKREAMKNISGLGSHRSILNLIAGIKNDKPTLKVFLNIDDQHAISIIKDHPDIPKGTYFEFVVVKSNKEQKDPAKMKNYSSYPIEKNVQEMLSKTIKTQGERIYANHSSVVGLGIGNRDCNGQITPCIIIYCLDKDLVPFGEEPLPKTLEGFYCDIREDFIMFGACFDCHEIAHPNPGCCIGLPSNGIGSAGFLAKTNESGLETSGFLTAAHVAAENWTDLYYNKVFLSELEIDQYNYEIVHCPLLPNDNSGQIIGKVRESYCGNWGPEDIGIDAAFVQNYKQDKAACRELQPADESELDYGDQLIVLKRGGTTGKTFGRLLDGSHSPCVNPRLDDVAWKLGGFYFFDRCFAVEDINGPFFNLGDSGSGVFLTENENPTKPLGIAFAKLDYEPITFVCRIDQVAKAFKLRLYEIVETMDI